The genomic window CTTCACGGATGGTCACACCGACGTTCCGATCGCAAGGAGAAGAATCCTTTTCGTGCTTTCAAGGTATCACAACGAAGAATTTCTCAAGGAAGCGAGAAAGATGTACGGAAAAGATGCGGTGGTGGTCCTCTCATGAAAAAAGAACTGGAACTTCTTCTTAAGGAAACATCGGTACACAACCCTCTTAAAGACTACGAGAGTAAGCTTGACAACGTGCATCTCCATGCTTTTGTGCTCAGAATAAAGAGACATCGGTTTCCATCGCTGTTTCTCATGGTTGATTCGTCCGACAGAAGACTGCTGAATCTCTCCGTTGAAGATCCCTTCGATAGAGAACCGTGCATATACAGGGTGGAGACAAATGTACCAGAATCCATGGTCACTTTCTACACAAAGCTGTTCGAAAAGGTGGATTCGATTTCCGCGGGAATATTCAGGATGCCACTGAAGGTGAAGGTTTTGAGATCTACCGGAAATGAAAGCTGGCTTCAGAAGATATTCCTTCAGGAAAAAGTGAAGAACATGGAGTTCTTTCTCTTTCAAAACAGGGTATCTGACGAAAATCTGGAAAAGATGATGAAACTTTTAAAATCGCGGCTGAAGATCATCCTGAGAAACGAGGGAATTGATGTGTTTCTTGAAGATCCAGAGTGGGTAGATAAAGAACACATCTCGCTGCTCCATGAAATGGGAGTGGTTTTGAGGAAGAAAAAGGGAATTCAACCTGCGCAGAATCCTATGGAACAGGCCTTTCTCACATTGAGAATAGGATACGATCAGTTCTTCGGAGAAGACTTTGACATGGAATCTTTTGTGAAAGACTTTATGGAAAAATTG from Thermotoga sp. Mc24 includes these protein-coding regions:
- a CDS encoding DUF4895 domain-containing protein, whose amino-acid sequence is MKKELELLLKETSVHNPLKDYESKLDNVHLHAFVLRIKRHRFPSLFLMVDSSDRRLLNLSVEDPFDREPCIYRVETNVPESMVTFYTKLFEKVDSISAGIFRMPLKVKVLRSTGNESWLQKIFLQEKVKNMEFFLFQNRVSDENLEKMMKLLKSRLKIILRNEGIDVFLEDPEWVDKEHISLLHEMGVVLRKKKGIQPAQNPMEQAFLTLRIGYDQFFGEDFDMESFVKDFMEKLKRMYEVLVSML